In one window of Limnohabitans sp. MORI2 DNA:
- the hrcA gene encoding heat-inducible transcriptional repressor HrcA, with the protein MLDDRAKLLLKALVERYIADGQPVGSRTLSRANGIELSPATIRNVMSDLEELGLIASPHTSAGRIPTALGYRLFVDTMLTAERSQLQTPTLAPDQPHKVIANAAHLLSDLSQFVGVVIAPRRSSVFRHIEFLRLSDRRLLVIIVSPEGDVQNRVLFTETDYTASQLVEASNYLNQHFAGMAIEQVREKLLAEVESLRGEIATLMQAAVQVSTEALTQAQDDVIISGERNLLSVSDFSSDMGNLRRAFDLFEQKAQLVRLLDSSAQAEGVRIYIGGESKIVPMEELSVVSAPYEVDGHVVGTLGVIGPTRMAYDRMIQIVDITSKLVSNALSHK; encoded by the coding sequence ATGCTAGACGATCGCGCCAAGTTATTGCTCAAAGCGCTGGTAGAGCGCTACATTGCCGACGGGCAACCCGTCGGCTCGCGCACGTTGTCGCGTGCCAATGGCATTGAACTCTCGCCCGCCACCATCCGCAATGTGATGTCTGATTTGGAGGAGTTGGGCCTGATTGCCAGCCCGCACACCTCGGCGGGCCGCATTCCCACTGCCTTGGGCTATCGCTTGTTTGTCGACACCATGTTGACGGCAGAGCGCAGCCAACTCCAGACCCCCACTTTGGCCCCAGATCAACCGCACAAGGTGATTGCCAATGCGGCACACCTCTTGTCGGATTTATCCCAGTTTGTGGGTGTGGTTATTGCGCCTCGTCGCAGCTCGGTGTTTCGCCATATCGAGTTTTTGCGCTTGTCGGACCGCCGCTTGTTGGTGATCATCGTCTCGCCTGAAGGCGACGTGCAAAACCGCGTGCTGTTCACCGAGACCGACTACACCGCATCACAGTTGGTGGAAGCTTCCAACTACCTTAACCAACATTTCGCAGGCATGGCGATTGAGCAAGTGCGCGAAAAGCTTTTGGCAGAAGTCGAGTCATTGCGCGGTGAAATTGCCACCCTCATGCAAGCGGCGGTACAGGTGAGCACCGAGGCTCTCACCCAAGCGCAAGACGATGTGATCATCAGTGGTGAACGCAACTTGTTGTCGGTGAGCGATTTCTCCAGCGATATGGGTAACTTGCGCCGTGCCTTTGATTTGTTTGAACAAAAAGCGCAGTTGGTGCGTTTGCTAGATAGTTCAGCGCAGGCCGAAGGCGTGCGTATCTACATCGGTGGCGAAAGCAAAATTGTGCCTATGGAAGAGCTGTCAGTGGTGAGTGCGCCGTATGAAGTAGACGGGCATGTCGTGGGCACGCTCGGTGTGATTGGTCCCACGCGCATGGCTTACGACCGCATGATTCAAATCGTGGACATCACGTCCAAGCTTGTGAGCAACGCCCTGAGCCACAAGTAA
- a CDS encoding DMT family transporter encodes MKLSPRALGLTCAVLTVLIWSSFIVVARASAAHTLLPLDIGFLRIIGAGCVLLPWSWWLMCAQRQSGERAGSFMGLSPLPWRITALGGLFGSMLYAMLAYSGFFFAPAAHASVLMPGSLPLWTSLLAMVVLHDHITRARAIGLACIVLGDLCVGGASLLRAFDGGDIWKGDLLFMSAAFCWACYTVLVRRHALDPVRATIAITAFSCTTFIPAYALAAYMGWVPSHLSIAPVGEMVFQAIYQGVGSVVISGITFNVMIRHFGPVRSTMITALVPGLSALGAVVFLNEPMGLNLLAGLALVTCGILFGVRLPKP; translated from the coding sequence ATGAAACTCTCTCCCAGAGCCCTCGGGCTCACCTGCGCTGTGCTCACGGTGTTGATTTGGTCATCCTTCATCGTGGTGGCCAGAGCATCGGCAGCGCACACACTCCTTCCCCTCGACATTGGTTTTTTGCGCATCATCGGCGCGGGCTGCGTGTTGCTGCCGTGGAGTTGGTGGTTGATGTGCGCGCAGCGTCAATCGGGCGAACGTGCAGGCTCTTTCATGGGTTTGTCGCCACTGCCTTGGCGCATCACAGCTTTGGGTGGTTTGTTTGGCAGCATGCTCTACGCCATGCTGGCGTACTCTGGCTTTTTCTTTGCACCTGCAGCGCACGCCTCTGTGCTGATGCCTGGCAGCTTACCGTTGTGGACATCGCTCTTGGCCATGGTCGTTCTGCACGATCACATCACACGCGCTCGTGCTATCGGCTTGGCCTGTATTGTCTTGGGCGACTTGTGCGTGGGCGGTGCCAGTTTGCTCAGGGCTTTTGATGGCGGTGACATCTGGAAAGGCGACTTGCTCTTCATGAGTGCCGCGTTTTGCTGGGCTTGCTACACCGTGCTGGTGCGTCGCCATGCGCTAGACCCTGTGCGTGCCACCATCGCGATCACGGCCTTTTCTTGCACCACCTTCATTCCGGCCTATGCATTGGCAGCCTACATGGGTTGGGTGCCTAGTCATTTGTCGATTGCACCCGTCGGCGAAATGGTGTTTCAAGCCATCTATCAAGGCGTCGGTTCGGTGGTGATTTCAGGCATCACGTTCAATGTGATGATTCGCCACTTCGGCCCTGTGCGATCAACCATGATCACGGCCCTCGTGCCTGGTCTTTCTGCGCTGGGTGCAGTGGTGTTTTTGAATGAGCCCATGGGCTTGAATTTGCTGGCGGGCCTGGCCTTGGTGACCTGCGGCATTTTGTTTGGCGTGCGCTTGCCAAAACCTTGA
- the mutY gene encoding A/G-specific adenine glycosylase: MTKKNSFGDTVVAWQKKHGRHDLPWQNTQDPYAVWLSEIMLQQTQVVTVREYFARFMARFPTVADLAAAHQDEVLGLWSGLGYYSRARNMHRAAQDVVALHGGVFPRSAEALQTLPGIGRSTAAAVASLCFGEPIAILDGNVKRVLTRYLGFKDDLASSKVEKELWAIAQTMLPQRDVTNAMPRYTQGVMDLGATVCTPKKPQCAQCPVSDACVAKAESQPEAYPVKTRKLKRTSEQLWLLHAVTADGDVWLMQRPQTGVWAGLYCLPVFESFEALLAALPAKYRTQLHEGTVFKHVLTHKDLHLHPVQLNVPSAVKLDAAMGEGQWVAHADWPALGLPAPVRKLLTN; the protein is encoded by the coding sequence ATGACGAAGAAAAACAGTTTTGGCGACACCGTGGTGGCGTGGCAGAAAAAGCATGGTCGCCACGACCTACCGTGGCAAAACACGCAAGACCCCTATGCCGTGTGGCTCTCGGAAATCATGCTGCAACAAACGCAAGTGGTCACGGTGCGCGAATACTTTGCACGTTTCATGGCGCGTTTTCCTACCGTGGCTGATTTGGCTGCGGCACATCAAGACGAAGTGTTGGGGCTATGGAGTGGTTTGGGTTACTACAGCCGCGCCCGCAATATGCATCGTGCAGCGCAAGATGTGGTGGCGTTGCATGGTGGTGTGTTTCCACGCAGTGCTGAAGCCTTGCAAACCTTGCCTGGCATTGGCCGATCTACCGCAGCGGCCGTGGCCTCGCTGTGCTTTGGTGAGCCCATTGCCATTTTGGATGGCAACGTCAAACGCGTGCTCACACGTTATTTGGGTTTCAAAGACGACTTGGCATCATCGAAGGTCGAGAAAGAGCTCTGGGCCATCGCTCAAACCATGTTGCCTCAGCGCGATGTGACAAACGCCATGCCTCGCTACACCCAAGGCGTGATGGATTTGGGGGCGACCGTGTGTACGCCTAAAAAACCGCAATGCGCACAATGCCCTGTGTCCGATGCGTGCGTGGCCAAGGCCGAAAGCCAGCCCGAGGCCTATCCTGTCAAAACACGCAAACTTAAACGAACGTCTGAGCAGTTGTGGTTGTTACACGCTGTCACAGCCGATGGCGATGTGTGGCTCATGCAACGTCCGCAAACTGGGGTTTGGGCGGGCTTGTATTGCTTGCCAGTGTTTGAGAGTTTTGAAGCTTTGCTGGCAGCTTTGCCTGCCAAGTACCGCACACAGCTGCACGAAGGCACGGTGTTCAAGCATGTGCTGACGCACAAAGATTTGCACTTACATCCGGTTCAGCTGAATGTGCCAAGTGCTGTGAAGTTGGACGCGGCGATGGGTGAGGGGCAGTGGGTAGCTCATGCCGATTGGCCCGCGCTGGGCCTGCCAGCACCTGTGCGCAAATTGCTGACGAATTAA
- a CDS encoding SDR family NAD(P)-dependent oxidoreductase, translated as MNWQQIHALVTGGTRGIGLQLVTQLVANGAKVTATGTSESALTEARTLLPQVNWLVLDQANTASREAFVQSLPTGGIQLVIHNAGIQQLRDWTDQNASVIFDTEQEMKVNFVGPVELTRLLLPRLACEQKAQIVFVTSGLALAPKRSSPIYCASKAALRSFTKSLRAQIRQAGWPILIQEALPPLVDTDMTRGRGRGKISAVDAATQILKGVHKGQPEIDVGATALLRFILRLSPSLGERIMIRH; from the coding sequence ATGAACTGGCAGCAGATACATGCTCTCGTGACGGGAGGGACAAGAGGAATTGGTTTACAACTGGTGACGCAACTTGTAGCCAATGGCGCAAAAGTCACAGCGACTGGGACCTCAGAAAGTGCGTTGACCGAAGCTCGGACCCTGTTGCCACAGGTGAATTGGCTTGTGCTGGACCAAGCAAACACAGCGAGCCGTGAGGCCTTCGTTCAGTCCTTACCTACAGGGGGAATACAACTGGTCATTCATAACGCTGGCATCCAGCAATTGCGAGACTGGACAGACCAAAATGCCAGCGTCATTTTCGACACCGAGCAAGAAATGAAAGTGAACTTCGTAGGCCCCGTAGAGCTCACAAGGCTGTTGTTACCTAGACTGGCCTGCGAACAAAAAGCACAGATAGTCTTTGTGACTTCTGGTCTAGCCCTAGCGCCAAAGAGGAGCAGCCCGATCTATTGCGCGAGCAAGGCCGCCCTAAGATCTTTCACAAAATCCCTGCGGGCTCAAATTCGACAAGCTGGTTGGCCCATCCTGATACAGGAGGCACTGCCGCCACTGGTCGATACCGACATGACCCGAGGACGTGGTCGAGGCAAAATTAGTGCAGTTGATGCCGCAACCCAAATTCTCAAAGGGGTGCACAAGGGTCAGCCAGAAATTGATGTGGGCGCAACGGCATTACTTCGGTTCATACTGCGATTGAGCCCTTCGCTAGGGGAGCGAATCATGATCAGGCATTGA
- a CDS encoding NAD kinase, producing the protein MKSKFRHIALLGKYHQSVGISNASSRQTLEGIAQFLHTLGCDVVVEHATASGAGLSGYTVMSIEEIGQSCDLAIVLGGDGTMLGYARQLAPHNVPLIGINQGRLGFITDIPLNEVQNTLSAMLRGGYEEDRRALMRAKVWRDGHCVFNALALNDVVVNRGATSGMLEVRVAVDGRFVANQRADGLIIATPTGSTAYSLSVGGPLLHTSLPAWVLAPIAPHTLSNRPIVLADTGEVTIDLVAGRDASANFDMQSLASLLIGDRITVKRSNYHATFLHPRGWSYYDTLRQKLHWNEGVA; encoded by the coding sequence ATGAAATCGAAATTTCGGCACATTGCATTGCTCGGGAAATACCACCAATCGGTCGGGATTTCCAACGCCTCTTCCCGTCAAACGCTTGAGGGCATTGCGCAGTTCTTGCACACCCTAGGCTGTGATGTCGTGGTTGAACACGCCACAGCCTCAGGCGCAGGCTTGAGTGGCTACACCGTGATGAGCATTGAAGAAATTGGCCAATCGTGTGACTTGGCCATTGTGCTCGGCGGCGACGGCACCATGCTCGGTTATGCAAGGCAGCTGGCGCCACACAACGTCCCACTGATTGGCATCAACCAAGGTAGATTGGGTTTCATCACCGACATCCCCCTCAATGAAGTTCAAAACACGCTCTCGGCCATGCTGCGAGGCGGTTATGAAGAAGACCGTCGCGCCCTGATGCGCGCCAAGGTCTGGCGCGATGGGCATTGCGTGTTCAACGCACTGGCCTTGAACGACGTGGTGGTCAACCGTGGTGCGACCAGCGGCATGCTGGAAGTGCGCGTGGCGGTGGACGGCCGCTTTGTGGCGAACCAGCGCGCCGACGGTTTGATCATCGCCACCCCCACGGGCTCCACCGCTTATTCACTGTCTGTGGGCGGGCCATTGCTGCACACTTCTTTGCCTGCGTGGGTGCTGGCCCCGATTGCGCCGCACACCCTGTCAAACCGCCCCATCGTGCTGGCCGACACGGGCGAAGTAACCATTGATCTGGTGGCGGGCCGCGATGCCAGCGCCAACTTTGACATGCAGTCGCTCGCGTCGCTCTTGATTGGTGACCGCATCACTGTGAAGCGATCCAACTACCACGCCACTTTCTTGCACCCCCGTGGCTGGAGCTATTACGACACCTTGCGTCAAAAACTGCACTGGAACGAGGGCGTGGCATGA
- the mutM gene encoding bifunctional DNA-formamidopyrimidine glycosylase/DNA-(apurinic or apyrimidinic site) lyase: MPELPEVEVTRLSFADRIAGARVIGVRVGKPLRWPLGCEPKSLIGRRVLGVRRRGKYLLVDLDDGLLLWHLGMSGSLLFGNDRSAPQAHDHFDLDTTQGLLRLNDPRRFGAVVFAPSEQSAEAVKLLGHLGVEPLNGGFALDAFHAGLRKRKAPIKQVLLAGELVVGVGNIYASEALFLASIRPTTRAECISRPRAEKLRLAVMDVLARAVKKGGSTLRDFSAADGKNGYFQLEAHVYDRAGEPCRVCGTTIRRIQQGQRSTYYCPVCQKP; encoded by the coding sequence ATGCCTGAATTGCCCGAAGTCGAAGTGACCCGTCTGAGCTTTGCCGACCGCATTGCGGGTGCGCGCGTGATTGGGGTGCGTGTGGGCAAGCCACTGCGCTGGCCTTTGGGGTGCGAGCCCAAGTCGCTGATTGGTCGTCGTGTACTGGGTGTGCGCCGCCGTGGCAAATACTTGCTGGTTGATCTCGACGATGGCCTGTTGCTGTGGCATTTAGGCATGTCAGGTAGTTTGTTGTTTGGCAATGACCGTAGCGCACCACAAGCCCATGACCACTTTGATTTAGACACCACGCAAGGTCTCTTGCGTCTGAACGACCCACGCCGATTCGGTGCGGTGGTGTTTGCGCCGAGCGAGCAAAGTGCCGAGGCCGTCAAGCTGCTGGGCCACTTGGGCGTGGAGCCTTTGAACGGTGGTTTTGCGCTGGATGCGTTTCATGCAGGTTTGCGCAAACGCAAAGCGCCCATCAAACAAGTGCTGTTGGCTGGTGAGCTGGTGGTCGGTGTGGGCAATATTTATGCGTCTGAAGCGTTGTTCTTGGCAAGTATTCGCCCCACCACACGCGCTGAGTGCATCAGCCGTCCGCGTGCAGAAAAGCTGCGCTTAGCTGTGATGGACGTGTTGGCACGTGCGGTGAAAAAAGGCGGCAGCACCTTGCGCGACTTCTCAGCCGCCGATGGCAAAAACGGCTACTTTCAACTCGAAGCCCATGTGTACGACCGTGCGGGCGAGCCCTGCCGCGTGTGCGGCACAACGATCCGCCGCATTCAGCAAGGGCAGCGCTCAACTTATTACTGCCCCGTGTGCCAAAAACCATGA
- the recN gene encoding DNA repair protein RecN, translating into MSLQHIVLRDFVIVRELDLDLSSGFSALTGETGAGKSILIDALQLVLGARAETSVVREGAARAEICAEFDTTPEIVKWLDDEGFADIASDGQLLLKRTIDAQGKSRAWINGSPATATQLRALGDMVLDIHGQHAWQSLTRPEAVRGLLDAYAGVNLQGLTQTWTHWRQATQALHEARTAQATLQEERERLLWQITEVDKLNPAEDEWDELNSQHTRLSNAQALMDAAHAAIQALEDDDSGALRMLAKAQDTLQDQTDVEPEFTSLVDVLASSLAQAGDVAHSLNAYLGRTELDPARLQTLDDRMSLWMSLARRFKRTPQELPALYQEWKTRLTQLDAATDLEALEATEAKAAATYQTEARKISQARTQAAPKLATAITQAMQGLGMQGGRFEVQLDKTEQPTASGLESITFLVAGHPGSTPRPVGKVASGGELSRIALAIAVTTSELGTAQTLIFDEVDSGVGGAVAETVGRLMKQLGKDRQVLAVTHLPQVAACADHHLVVSKHSDAQGTSSQVTALGADARVNEIARMLGGEKVSDTTLAHAREMLQTSAKTGKK; encoded by the coding sequence ATGAGTTTGCAGCACATCGTTTTGCGCGATTTTGTGATCGTGCGTGAACTGGACCTCGACTTGTCGAGCGGCTTTTCTGCGCTCACCGGCGAGACCGGTGCTGGCAAATCGATATTGATAGACGCCCTGCAATTGGTGCTGGGTGCACGCGCTGAAACCAGCGTGGTGCGCGAAGGCGCAGCCCGCGCCGAAATTTGTGCCGAGTTCGACACCACGCCAGAGATCGTGAAGTGGCTGGATGACGAAGGCTTTGCCGACATTGCCAGCGACGGCCAGCTGCTGCTCAAGCGCACGATTGACGCACAAGGCAAAAGCCGCGCATGGATCAATGGCAGCCCTGCGACCGCCACCCAGCTACGCGCCTTGGGCGATATGGTTTTGGATATTCATGGTCAGCACGCATGGCAAAGCCTGACCCGACCCGAAGCGGTCCGTGGTTTGCTCGACGCCTATGCGGGCGTGAACCTGCAAGGCCTCACGCAAACCTGGACACACTGGCGTCAAGCCACCCAAGCCTTACACGAGGCACGCACCGCCCAAGCCACATTACAAGAAGAGCGTGAGCGTTTGTTATGGCAGATCACGGAGGTTGACAAACTCAATCCCGCCGAAGACGAGTGGGATGAGCTCAACAGCCAACACACGCGCCTGTCAAACGCGCAAGCCCTGATGGATGCCGCACATGCCGCCATTCAAGCGCTGGAAGACGACGACAGCGGTGCGCTGCGCATGCTGGCCAAAGCCCAAGACACGTTGCAAGACCAAACCGATGTGGAGCCTGAGTTCACATCGTTGGTCGACGTGCTGGCCTCTAGCCTCGCGCAAGCAGGTGATGTGGCGCATTCGCTCAACGCTTATTTGGGCCGCACCGAACTCGACCCCGCACGCTTACAAACACTCGACGACCGCATGTCTCTGTGGATGTCGTTGGCGCGTCGCTTCAAGCGCACACCCCAAGAGTTGCCCGCTTTGTACCAAGAGTGGAAAACTCGTTTGACGCAGCTCGATGCCGCCACAGACCTTGAAGCGCTTGAGGCCACAGAAGCCAAAGCTGCTGCCACGTACCAAACAGAAGCCCGCAAAATTTCGCAAGCCCGCACACAAGCTGCGCCCAAGCTGGCCACCGCCATCACCCAAGCCATGCAGGGCTTGGGCATGCAAGGCGGCCGCTTTGAGGTGCAACTCGACAAGACCGAACAACCCACAGCCAGCGGGCTGGAGAGCATCACCTTCTTGGTGGCAGGCCACCCCGGCAGCACGCCGCGACCTGTGGGCAAGGTGGCCTCGGGCGGCGAACTGTCACGCATTGCCTTGGCCATCGCCGTGACCACCAGCGAGCTGGGCACGGCGCAAACCCTCATCTTTGACGAGGTCGATTCGGGCGTGGGCGGTGCTGTGGCCGAGACGGTGGGCCGCTTGATGAAACAACTCGGCAAAGACCGTCAAGTGCTGGCTGTGACCCACTTGCCGCAAGTCGCTGCGTGCGCGGACCATCACTTGGTGGTATCCAAACACAGCGATGCGCAGGGCACATCCAGTCAAGTCACCGCGCTTGGAGCCGATGCCAGAGTGAACGAAATTGCACGCATGTTGGGCGGCGAAAAAGTGTCAGACACCACCCTCGCCCATGCGCGTGAGATGCTACAAACCTCTGCAAAAACGGGTAAAAAATGA
- a CDS encoding glycine zipper family protein: protein MKNRLLVSLTSVAALALSGCATPVAKPAFYPNMHYQQVGPAQAQADAQACASLADQSGVGAVNKIDAGRAAATGAAGVGAAGVVGSLLSGHKPDMRDIAAGAAAIGAAGAAATAAGQSVGGSNMHRQFVQQCLAERGYQVIGWH from the coding sequence ATGAAAAATCGTCTTCTCGTTTCATTGACTTCTGTTGCAGCTTTGGCGTTGAGCGGTTGCGCGACGCCAGTCGCCAAGCCTGCTTTTTACCCAAACATGCATTACCAGCAAGTTGGCCCCGCGCAAGCGCAGGCTGATGCCCAAGCGTGTGCAAGCTTGGCTGATCAATCTGGCGTTGGCGCTGTCAACAAAATTGATGCAGGGCGTGCTGCAGCCACGGGTGCTGCTGGCGTTGGTGCTGCAGGCGTGGTGGGGTCTTTGCTAAGCGGCCATAAGCCCGATATGCGTGACATTGCTGCAGGTGCTGCTGCCATTGGCGCAGCTGGCGCTGCTGCCACTGCAGCAGGGCAGTCGGTGGGTGGAAGCAATATGCACCGCCAATTCGTGCAGCAATGCTTAGCCGAGCGCGGCTACCAAGTCATTGGCTGGCATTGA
- the rapZ gene encoding RNase adapter RapZ, with translation MKQELVLITGMSGSGKSVALNALEDAGYYCVDNLPPELLLPFVQLEEQQSISKVAIAMDVRSANSLPLVPAQLAHLRLMDVDVRLLFLDATTEILVHRFSETRRRHPLSRQDGQDVVRDQQRDLVEAIEHERELLSELREESHIIDTSLLRSSKLQGYIKSLISAPATQLTLMFESFAFKRGIPVHADYVFDVRMLPNPHYEPALRPLTGRDAPVADWLAEHGAVEKMASQISDFMNTWLPDLNLDHRSYVTVAIGCTGGQHRSVYLVELLSKRFAKEWVTLKRHRELDIAP, from the coding sequence ATGAAACAAGAACTGGTGCTCATCACAGGCATGTCGGGCTCAGGCAAGTCCGTGGCCTTGAACGCCCTAGAAGATGCAGGCTACTACTGTGTGGACAACCTGCCACCTGAGTTGTTGCTGCCGTTTGTACAGCTGGAAGAGCAACAAAGCATCAGCAAAGTGGCCATTGCGATGGACGTGCGCAGCGCTAACTCCTTGCCATTGGTCCCTGCACAGCTGGCACATTTGCGCTTAATGGACGTGGATGTGCGTTTGTTGTTTTTGGATGCCACCACTGAAATTTTGGTGCACCGTTTTTCAGAAACACGCCGCCGCCATCCACTATCGCGCCAAGATGGCCAAGATGTGGTTCGCGATCAACAACGTGACTTGGTCGAGGCCATTGAACACGAGCGTGAGCTCTTGTCTGAGCTGCGCGAAGAGTCACACATCATCGACACCAGCTTGTTGCGCAGCAGCAAGTTGCAGGGCTATATCAAGTCACTCATTTCGGCTCCGGCCACGCAACTGACGTTGATGTTTGAATCCTTCGCGTTCAAGCGCGGCATTCCCGTGCATGCTGACTACGTGTTTGACGTGCGCATGCTGCCCAACCCGCATTACGAACCCGCTCTGCGGCCACTCACTGGGCGTGATGCGCCCGTGGCTGATTGGCTAGCCGAACACGGCGCAGTAGAAAAAATGGCCAGCCAAATTTCAGACTTCATGAACACGTGGCTGCCTGACCTCAACCTTGACCACCGCAGCTATGTGACCGTGGCCATTGGCTGCACCGGTGGGCAACACCGCTCGGTGTATTTGGTGGAGTTGCTGTCTAAGCGTTTTGCCAAAGAGTGGGTCACGCTCAAGCGTCACCGCGAACTCGACATCGCGCCTTAA
- a CDS encoding kelch motif-containing protein yields the protein MTYEIFSSIKSHIIRWPRHLLMAGGLCLLVACGGGGGGGATSSATFTAPSAPSPTLTRTDGGANINPGFQATFVPLFSYGTGRLTASDGSISSRVVNSGEAITVNPSTTTTYTLVVNYQDPTTVRTSILQTAPVSLTVTVNTLPNIVPDVTLGIDTQAILTGGSVVLTPQFTVPTGLTLDLSTTGILTNNLESSFIQVSASGIDIPRTNLQADTTYTLRVTYIDTRDASNPRYTKTNSKVVTVTTGAGKVGIAADMNIARSDFSATALHNGQVLVCGGVSSTGTVLNSCELYDPFFGTWTNARPMATARRGHAASLLRSGKVLVTGGYDGTAATTALKTTEIYDPGSKSWSAGAPLIEARTGHTSTLLNNDKVLIVGGAVSSGRGTVVELFDPSTLTGVITATGSMNVSRQEHTATLLPNGHVLIAGRNDSEGSAYNSNGNLVDAKSTEIYDPVAATWSLGPTMAIGRRAHAASLINATINTSAAAVNDVVSKFQILITGGAGSVAGDKAEVITRETKITTAAVGSTAAVTTTTWSVGTAITMPAARSYHTSSLLDSGDVLLVGGKNIALADLDTIDLFDVDNTAATGGAFSPSAQKKLNYARSMHRSVKLTSSAVLIIGNYFTNAGTADKKAELWSPP from the coding sequence ATGACCTACGAGATCTTTAGCTCTATCAAGAGCCACATCATTCGCTGGCCACGCCATTTGCTGATGGCTGGCGGCCTTTGCTTGCTCGTGGCATGTGGCGGGGGTGGTGGCGGGGGTGCCACGTCGTCTGCGACATTCACAGCACCTTCCGCACCGAGCCCAACACTGACCAGAACAGATGGTGGCGCCAACATCAACCCCGGTTTTCAAGCCACATTTGTGCCCCTCTTTAGTTACGGCACAGGCCGATTGACGGCCAGTGACGGCTCCATTTCTAGCCGAGTCGTGAATTCTGGTGAAGCGATCACCGTCAACCCCAGCACAACCACCACGTATACCCTGGTGGTGAATTACCAAGATCCAACCACGGTACGTACCTCTATCTTGCAAACTGCACCTGTGTCGTTGACCGTCACAGTGAACACATTGCCCAACATCGTTCCAGATGTCACACTGGGCATTGACACGCAAGCCATCCTCACCGGTGGCAGTGTGGTGCTGACGCCCCAATTCACTGTACCGACTGGTTTGACACTTGACTTGAGCACCACGGGCATTTTGACCAACAACCTTGAATCCTCGTTCATCCAAGTGAGTGCATCAGGTATTGATATCCCTCGCACAAACCTGCAAGCAGACACCACTTACACCTTGCGCGTGACCTACATTGACACACGCGATGCATCTAATCCCCGCTACACAAAGACCAATAGCAAAGTTGTCACTGTGACGACGGGCGCTGGCAAAGTGGGTATTGCCGCCGACATGAACATTGCACGCAGCGATTTCTCTGCTACGGCCCTGCACAACGGTCAAGTTCTGGTGTGTGGAGGGGTGAGCAGCACAGGCACTGTCTTGAATTCATGCGAGTTGTATGACCCATTCTTTGGCACATGGACCAACGCAAGACCAATGGCCACAGCTCGACGCGGCCATGCCGCATCACTGCTTCGCAGCGGCAAGGTGCTGGTCACCGGCGGTTACGACGGCACAGCAGCCACCACGGCTTTGAAAACAACCGAGATTTATGACCCAGGCAGCAAATCTTGGTCTGCCGGAGCGCCGCTGATCGAAGCTCGTACAGGCCACACCAGCACACTCCTCAACAACGACAAAGTCTTGATCGTGGGCGGGGCCGTCAGCTCAGGCCGAGGAACTGTGGTCGAGTTGTTTGACCCAAGCACGCTGACTGGCGTCATCACAGCAACTGGCAGCATGAACGTATCTCGCCAAGAACACACAGCGACTTTGCTGCCCAACGGTCATGTATTGATTGCCGGACGCAACGACAGTGAAGGCTCTGCCTACAACAGTAACGGCAACTTGGTCGATGCGAAAAGCACTGAAATTTACGATCCTGTCGCTGCAACGTGGAGTCTTGGTCCGACCATGGCCATTGGTCGACGCGCTCATGCGGCATCGCTGATCAACGCGACCATCAATACATCAGCAGCTGCAGTGAACGATGTGGTGTCTAAATTCCAAATCTTGATCACAGGTGGCGCAGGCAGCGTAGCGGGTGATAAAGCTGAAGTCATCACACGCGAAACCAAAATCACAACGGCCGCTGTCGGTAGCACGGCGGCTGTGACCACCACGACTTGGTCGGTGGGCACAGCGATCACAATGCCTGCGGCACGCTCCTACCACACCAGCTCATTACTCGACTCTGGCGATGTACTGCTAGTTGGCGGAAAAAACATTGCACTGGCCGATTTAGACACGATCGATTTATTCGATGTGGACAACACTGCCGCAACGGGAGGTGCATTCTCTCCCTCCGCCCAGAAAAAGCTGAACTACGCCCGTTCCATGCACAGAAGCGTGAAACTCACCAGTAGTGCGGTATTGATCATTGGTAACTATTTCACCAACGCTGGCACTGCTGATAAAAAAGCTGAGCTATGGTCTCCGCCCTGA